In the Catenulispora sp. EB89 genome, ACGCCTGCCAGCCGTCGAGCCCCGGGAACGTCCCCGAGCTCAGCTCCGCCAGCAGCCCGCGCACCCACGCCGCCTCGGCCTCGACCATCGCCAGCGCGTACTCGTCCTCGACGAGGAACAGCCGCGGCACCGTCTGCAGCGTCCTGTCCAGCGCGGCCTTTCGCGCGCCGATCCCCTCCTCCAACGCCGCCAGCCGCGTCCGCAGCAGCTCGATCACCTCGGCCGGCGGCAGGATCATCTGCACCGACAGCCCGGCGGCGAACCGCGTGTGCTCGGGCTCGGGCGTGCTGATCAGCTCGCGGGTCCAGTCGGCTAGTTCGGCGCGTCCGGCGTCGGTGATCCGGTACACGGTCCGCTCCGGCCGCGCGCCCTGCCGGCTGGTGCCGACGACCTCCAGGAACCCGTGCTTGGCCAGGTTCTGGACGACGGTGTAGAGCGACCCCCACTTGACGTCCATCTGCTGGTCCTTGCCGTGCGCCCGGATCAGCGAGGCGATCTCGTACCGGTGCATCGACCGCTGGACGACGGTGGCCAGCACCGCGAGCGCGAGCAGGTTGTCGACCTTGCGTTTCGCGGCCACGGCCACCTCCCGGTTCCGACACTGCCGGCGGCATCCCCGAGATCCGCCGATTACTCGTCTACAAATATACGTCGACGAGTATTAGCGGGCAACCGCATCCTCCGACTAGCCGCGAGGCACCGCGACCGCGAAGCTGAAGGCAGCCGTCGAGCGCGACCGATGAGGAGACACGCACTGTGCGCCGTTCCGTCTACACCGAAGACCACGAGGCCTTCCGCCAGATGATCAGGGACTTCATCGCCGAGGAGGTGGTCCCGGTCTATCCCGAGTGGGAGAAGCAGGGGCACGCCCCGCGCGAGTTCTACTACAAGCTCGGCGAGCTCGGCCTGTTCGGCATCGAGGTGCCCGAGGAGTACGGCGGCGCCGGCGAGGCCAACGGCTTCAAGTACCAGGCCGTCACCACCGAGGAGCTGATGCGCGCCGGGGTGAGCTTCGGCGGCTCGTCGGTGCACACCGGGCTGGTGCTCCCGTATCTGCTGGAGTTCGCGAACGACGAGCAGAAGCAGCGCTGGCTGCCGGACTTCGTCTCCGGCGCGATGATGACCGCGATCGCGATGACCGAGCCGGGCACCGGCAGCGACCTGGCGGGCATCAAGACCACGGCGAAGCTGTCGGAGGACGGCACGCACTACGTGCTCAACGGCGCCAAGACCTTCATCACCGGCGGCGTGCTGGCCGACCGCGTCCTGGTGGTGGCGCGCACCTCGCCGTACGACCCGGACAACCGCCGCGCCGGCCTGTCGATCCTGGTCGTGGACACCAAGTCCCCGGGCTACGCGGTCGGCCGCAAGCTGGAGAAGATCGGCCTGCGCACCTCCGACACCGCCGAGCTGTCCTTCACCGACGTGAAGGTGCCGGTGGAGGACCTGCTCGGCGAGGAGGGCAAGGCGTTCTCCTACCTCACGCACAACCTGGTCCCCGAGCGGCTGGGCATCGCGGTGTCCGCGGTCGCCGCCGCCGACGCCGCGATCCAGTTCGCGCTCGCGTACACCAAGGAGCGCGAGGTGTTCGGCACGCCGGTGGCCTCGTTCCAGAACACGAAGTTCGTGCTCGCCGAGTGCACCGCCGAAGTGACCGCCGGGCAGGCGATGATCGACCGCGCCATGGACCTGTACGAGGCCGGGGAGCTGACGGTCGCCGACGCCGCCGGGGTGAAGCTGTTCACGACGGAGATGGCGAGCCGGGTCATCGACAAGTGCCTACAGCTGCACGGCGGATACGGCTACATGCTGGAGTTCCCCATCGCGAAGCTGTACGCCGACAACCGCGTGTACCGGATCTACGGCGGCACGAGCGAGGTCATGAAGTCGGTGGTCGCCAAGTCGCTCGGGCTGTAGCCGCTGGGAGCCGCCACACCGGGTTTCGCGGCTACCACACCAGGTTCAGCTCCTGGAGCGAGCCGTCACGCGGCACGACGCTGCGGCCCATCGTCCCGGTCTCCTGCGGCGCGAGTCGCAGGTTCGGCAGGCGCTCGGTGAGGACCCGCAGCGTCGCGCGCGCTTCCTCGCGGAACAGCTGCGCGCCGACGCACGCGTGCGGGCCGTGGCCGAACGACAGGTGCTTGGCGGCGGTGGCAGCGGTCGGACGGGTGATGTCGAAGGTGTCGGGCTGGTCGTGGATCCCCGCGTCGCGGTTCGCGGAGGCGAGCGCCACCAGCAGCGTCGCGCCGGCCGGGATCTCGACGCCGGCCAGCGTCACCGGGGCGGTGGTGATGCGGCGGACGCTCTGCATGGAGGTGTCGTAGCGCGTGGCCTCCTCGACGGCGGCGGGGATCAACTCAGGCTTCGCACACAGCAGCTCCCACTGCTCGCGGTGTCGCAGCAGATTGAGAACCATCGTGCCGAGCAGCGGGGTGGCGGTGATGAAGCCGGCGATGAACAGGTTCAGGACGTTCGAGGCGACTTCGTGGCGCTGGTCGAGGGTGAGCTCGGCGCCGTTTCCGGGCGCCAGAGCCGCGAGCAGCGTGCTGGACAAGTCATCGCGCGGCTCGGCGTGCCGCCGCCGGACGTGCGCGTCGATCATCGCCCGCATCTCGGCGAACTTCCGCGCGGCCTCGGCCTTCTGCCCGTCGCCGACCGGGAAGAAGTACATGACCAGCGCCTGCGTGGTGCCGTGCACCGCCTGCGCGACCTCCTCCGGCTCCAGCCCGATCAGCCGGCCGATCGTCTCGCTGGCCAGGACGGACGTGTAGCGGCTGACGAACTCGACATGGCCGTCCCCGGCGAAGCCGTCGACCAGCTCCGTCGCCCGCTCCTCGATGAACGGCACCACCTGCTGCACCCGCGCCGGCGTGAGCCCCGCGAGCAACGGCGCACGGTAGCGCCGGTGCGCGGCGCCGTCGGAGTTCACCACGACCGGCCGGCCGCCGATGCTGTCGGCCAGCTCGGCCCGCGCCGCCGGCGGCAGCATCTCGTCGCGCGGCAGGGTGTTGGCCGAGGAGAACTCGTCGGCGCGCCGCAGCACCTCCAGCACGTCGTCGTGCCGGGCCACCACCCACGCGCCGACCGCCGGGACGAAAGCCGGGCCCGCGCTCTGGCGGCCCTGGGCGAAGGCGGCGTACGGGTCCTGAAACCAGATCTCTGATTCGGTCATGGTTCGAGTCAACCGCAGCACGCGGCACAGGCCAACGGGTACCGCACGGGCCGGAGGCCCAATGCTGCCGTGGCCGACCGTCAGTGGATTGATTCGGGGCCGCGGGCAGAGGCCAGCGGCGCCGGGAGCGGGCCACTGTCGAGCATCGCGGCCAGACTCTGCGTCATACCGGTGCCGAAGTCGCCGGTGATCTGCAGACGGCCGTCGGCGATGGGCTGCTTGATCACCAGCGCCGCACAGACGAATCCGTCCACGGTGACCGCGACCTGCCGCCCGGAGCCGGCCAGCGTGATCGTCAGCGTCCTGAGCCGGGCCGCGCCCTCGCTGGTGAGCTGGATGTCCAGCTGATCAGTGCCCTGCGGACTGACGGACGCGCCTGCCGAGGCGACAGAAGTCCGGTCCAGCACGCTGGCGTCCAGCGCGTACTCCCGCGAATCGTCCCACTGGCAGGCGGCGATCTGCTCGCTCGGCTGCTCGACCAGCAGCTCGGAGCAGTCCAGCGTCTCGTACCAGTGCCAGAGGTCCGCCGACATGCCCTGCGGCGCGGGTCCGCCGGGCCGCGGGGCGGAAGTCATGGCCAGCACCGGCCGCAGTCCGAGGACTCCGGTATCCGCCAGCAGCACCAGTTGCTGGGTGTTCACGGTCAGGCCCTGCAGGACGACGTCGTGACCGTCCGGACTGAGGCTGGCCGTGGCGTTCTTCAGCTGCTCGAACGCGATCCGCCGCCTGATGACCGCCAGCTCCTGGCTCTGTGTTTCCGACGTCGTTCCGGACGTCATGAACGCGAAGGAGACCGATTCTCTCGGAGGCGGCGTGGGAGAGAAGGTCACGGTGGCGGGGTGATCGACGTGAATCGGTGGGACTTGACCTGGCGAACCGGCCCCGTCGCACCCCCCGACAGCAACCGCCAGCCCCGCCCCGACAACCGCCGCGACCGCCTGAACCCACCGCCCGAACGCAGACATGATCTGCCCCCATAAGACCGATTCCGCACCCTCTGTACGAAGGCTGACACGGCGGCGGAGGCTGGGGAACCTCCGCCGCCGCGGTCTTATGCGATCGGTATCGAAGCTAGTTCAGGGCGTAATGCTGGAAGTACAGGAAGATGGACTTCCAGCCGGAGCCGACGTTCAGGATGTGCAGCTGGCCGCCGGAGGGCCCGAGGTCCAGGGCCACCAGGCCCTCGACTTCGTCGTTGGGCTGGACGTCCTGGGTGAACTGCTCGGTGGTGGCGCCGGTGGTGGGGTCGATCGTCCAGACCGACTTGTTGCCCGCGATGTCGGCCGAGGCCCAGAGCTGGCCGCGCCACACCTTTGCGCCCTGGATGCGGCTCAGCGGCTGCGACAGTTTCACGGTGCGCAGGACTGGCAGGGCCGCGCCGGCCGGGAGGGTGAGCAGGTCGTGGAGGCTGTAGACGACCAGGTGGTCGCTGCCGTCGGCGGTGCTCTGGTTCCACGGCGCGGTGTAGACCAGGCCGGCCGCGGCGTCGACGGCCACCCACGGGACGCCGCCGGGCATCAGGTTCAGCGGCAGCTGCACGTACCGGCCGGTGTAGCTCAGGTTCGAGGCGTTGAACAGCGCCAGCAGCGGGTGCTGGTAGGCGCTGCCGTCCTCGATGCCGGTGATGACGTAGCCGCCGTAGTAGTCGTTGTCGCCGATGTGGTTGGAGCCGTACTGCGAGGAGAGCTGGGAGGGGATGGCCGTCGCGTTGGACGTGACGTCGTTGATGCCGTTGACGGTGGCCTTGTCCAGGGAGTACGTGCCGGAGAAGTAGTAGTAGGTGCCGTCGGTCGAGACGCCCTGGCCGCGCTCCAGCGCGGTCACCAGCGTCCAGGTCTGGTAGCCCGGCAGCCGGGTCCAGCCCGATGCCGAGGCGGAGGCCAGGGGGAACAGGGCGAGCAGCGCGGCGATCACGGCGGCGCGCCACGACCACGAACGGTGCTTCATGAGGCAGGTGTCCTTTCTCAGGGGACAGAGAGGGTGTCCAACAGCTGTCACGACGCCGGCGGCTCGGTGCACGGCGCACCGCCGCAGACGTCGATGACCACACCGGTGGTGAGGAACACGGCTTTCTGCAGCCGTACCGCCGGCGAGTTTCGGGGATCCTCGTGCGGATCGTGGCCGTATTGGGGGCCGGTCGGCGCGGTGTTCGTCGGCGGCGCCGGGGGCGTGCCGCTGTCCCAGACCACCATCGCCGAGCCCTGATAACCGGGGCGGCGGATCGGGCTGATGCCCCAGTACGGGACGGTGTCGGGCGACCGGCCGGGCGCTGCTGCCGGGACGTGCAGGCGGGCGCCGATGGTGCGGGCCTCGACGTCGGCCGCGACGTTCGCCACCTGGTGGTCGCCGAACGCGACGTCCATGAGGACCTGGTGGTGGTCGGTGAGGTGTTGGGCGTAGCCGTCGGTCTCGGCGTGGTCCCAGAGCAGTTGCATCAGCTGGAAGACCACTTGCTGCTGGAGTTTGTCGGGGTAGCCCGCGTCGAGCGCCGGTTGCAGGGCGGTGAAGTCGACGGAGCGGTTCAGCAGGAGGCTGTAGTTCATCGCGGTGACGCCGAGGACGCCGCGCTTCACGTCCGGCGAGACCGCGACGAGGACGCCGCCGAGGATACCGCCCTGGCTGTTGCCGTCGTAGACGACGCCAGCGTGGGGGTCGAGGAGGGGGCGGCCGTCGGGGGTCTGGAAGGCCGGGGAGGTGGCGAAGCCGTCGGCGGCCGGGTCGGGGGCGGGGCCGGGGGCGGCGTCGGGGGCCGGGTCGGGGCCGGCGAGGTCGCGGCCGAGGAACAGGGCGTTCAGCACACCTTGCTGCGTGCGCTCGGTGACTTCGGGGAACGCGCTGAGGTTCGCCAGCGCGGACACGACAGTGTTCTGATCCCCCGCCGCCATACCGATCCAGTCCGTCGCGCAGAAGGTGAAGTCGTGCTCGCCGGCCATGGCCCGGACGTTGGCGGCGCCGACCTCGTCGCGGCTGCCGAGCAGGCCGTGGCCGTAGAGCGCGGCTTGCGACGGCTTCGTGAACGCCGCGCGGGGGATCTCGCAGCGGAAGTCGGCGGTCTGGGTGTTGCCGGGGAGTTGCGCGGGACGGCCGTCGGGTGCGCGGTGGAAGACCGAGCCGGTCGGGCCGCCGGGCTGGGACAGGTAGCTCGGGAGCTGGATCGTGCCTTCGACGACGCGGGCTATGTTCGGGTCCTGAGCCGGGGTCGGGTCGGTCACGGACGTGACGGTGAACGCCGGCGCGGCCGAGCCGAGGCGGGCGAAGGCGTCGTCGCGGATCGAGGTCAGGTCGCCGGTCAGGCTCACGGTGCTGGCGACGGTGAAGTCCCAGGCGAGGTAGAGGTCTGAGGTGCGGATGCCGTTACCGCGCAACGCTTTGAGCGCCGGTTGGAGTTCGCGCTGGCGCTCGCGCAGCGGATCGCGGCGCGGCAGATGGCCGAGGATGCGTGCGAACGGCGCGGGTGCCGGGATCGGGGCGCCGGTCGCGGTTCGCAGGTTCCTGATACCGACGACGTAGTGGTGGCCGTCGAGGAAGTCGCGCGCGGGGTGCACGAGCAGGGCGCGGTGCTGCAGGTCGTTGGCGTCGAGCTCGGCCCAGTAGGGCCAGCGGGCGCCGGTGGTCGCGTCGAGGATGACGATCGGCGCGTCCGGGGCGAGGGAGCGGCCGATGTCGGTGACCGGCGCGAGGCCGCTGGCGGCCGGATCGAGGCCGGGGACGGTGAGGACCAGCGCCGAGCCCGGAGAGAAGCCGTCGAGGCGGTTCCAGGCGGTCGGGTCGGCGGAGCCTGCAAGAGCGCTGGCCGGCAGGTCGGAGGCGGAGAAATCGATGCGCCGGCCGGTCGGGGTGGAGGGGTCGGGGCGGGTGTACCAGTCGTCGGGGAACGGCAGGAGGCAGGCGGGGCCGGCGATCGGGTCGCAGCCGGTGTGGGCCGGCGAGGGTGCCGAGGGCGGTGGTACCTGCGCGTCGTCAGCGTCCGCCGGCGAGGTGAGACCGGCGACAAGAGCGGCGGCGAGCGCCAGGCCCGCCGCCGACCTCAGCAAAGAACGTGCACGCATGATCCTGGCTAGCCGTTCGCGACCACGGCGCCGATGATGCGCGCGTAAGCCGCCTCGCCGGACTGGTTCGGGTGCAGCGGCGCGGCCAGCGACAGCGGCACGAAGCCCTCGACCCAGCGCGAGCCCTCGCCCTGGCACGAGTCGTGCC is a window encoding:
- a CDS encoding acyl-CoA dehydrogenase family protein, whose protein sequence is MRRSVYTEDHEAFRQMIRDFIAEEVVPVYPEWEKQGHAPREFYYKLGELGLFGIEVPEEYGGAGEANGFKYQAVTTEELMRAGVSFGGSSVHTGLVLPYLLEFANDEQKQRWLPDFVSGAMMTAIAMTEPGTGSDLAGIKTTAKLSEDGTHYVLNGAKTFITGGVLADRVLVVARTSPYDPDNRRAGLSILVVDTKSPGYAVGRKLEKIGLRTSDTAELSFTDVKVPVEDLLGEEGKAFSYLTHNLVPERLGIAVSAVAAADAAIQFALAYTKEREVFGTPVASFQNTKFVLAECTAEVTAGQAMIDRAMDLYEAGELTVADAAGVKLFTTEMASRVIDKCLQLHGGYGYMLEFPIAKLYADNRVYRIYGGTSEVMKSVVAKSLGL
- a CDS encoding PadR family transcriptional regulator, with translation MAAKRKVDNLLALAVLATVVQRSMHRYEIASLIRAHGKDQQMDVKWGSLYTVVQNLAKHGFLEVVGTSRQGARPERTVYRITDAGRAELADWTRELISTPEPEHTRFAAGLSVQMILPPAEVIELLRTRLAALEEGIGARKAALDRTLQTVPRLFLVEDEYALAMVEAEAAWVRGLLAELSSGTFPGLDGWQAFHDGAGLPPEMLELQERGLDQPQD
- a CDS encoding cytochrome P450, which produces MTESEIWFQDPYAAFAQGRQSAGPAFVPAVGAWVVARHDDVLEVLRRADEFSSANTLPRDEMLPPAARAELADSIGGRPVVVNSDGAAHRRYRAPLLAGLTPARVQQVVPFIEERATELVDGFAGDGHVEFVSRYTSVLASETIGRLIGLEPEEVAQAVHGTTQALVMYFFPVGDGQKAEAARKFAEMRAMIDAHVRRRHAEPRDDLSSTLLAALAPGNGAELTLDQRHEVASNVLNLFIAGFITATPLLGTMVLNLLRHREQWELLCAKPELIPAAVEEATRYDTSMQSVRRITTAPVTLAGVEIPAGATLLVALASANRDAGIHDQPDTFDITRPTAATAAKHLSFGHGPHACVGAQLFREEARATLRVLTERLPNLRLAPQETGTMGRSVVPRDGSLQELNLVW